A DNA window from Streptomyces sp. CA-278952 contains the following coding sequences:
- a CDS encoding NAD(P)-dependent oxidoreductase, whose translation MPVPAPLPSPDALARARLLVAPSLDGGLVRELERITGRGAEPLENVPPPSDAPLLCVGETLPDALRTSRLLWFHSVNAGTDPLFAGGPWPGSALLTRTVGRMGERMAQYVLAWVLAECQSVPEFTALHARAQWERLPSELVAGQTALIYGTGRIGAAVGRLLGACGVRTVGVARTTRFGPAPGAARVVPGFDRVIGAAEDDGVLGEARWVISTLPLTGATEGFFGADRFTAVRGATFVNVGRGATVDMEALETALRDGRVRRAVLDVLPAEPAAPGDPVWKLPRTVITSHSSGITTDEDVSVDFTACWEAVTAGRRPELTVDAGRGY comes from the coding sequence ATGCCCGTCCCGGCCCCGCTGCCCTCGCCCGACGCCCTCGCGAGAGCCCGGCTGCTGGTCGCGCCCTCGCTCGACGGCGGGCTGGTACGGGAACTGGAGCGGATCACCGGTCGGGGCGCGGAGCCCCTGGAGAACGTCCCGCCGCCGTCCGACGCGCCCCTGCTGTGCGTGGGGGAGACACTGCCCGACGCGCTGCGGACCAGCCGCCTGCTCTGGTTCCACAGCGTCAACGCGGGGACCGACCCGCTGTTCGCCGGAGGCCCCTGGCCCGGCTCGGCGCTCCTGACCCGGACCGTGGGCCGGATGGGCGAGCGGATGGCCCAGTACGTCCTGGCCTGGGTGCTCGCCGAGTGCCAGTCCGTACCGGAGTTCACGGCCCTGCACGCCCGCGCGCAGTGGGAGCGCCTCCCCTCGGAGCTCGTCGCCGGGCAGACCGCCCTGATCTACGGGACCGGCCGCATCGGCGCGGCCGTCGGGCGGCTGCTGGGCGCCTGCGGGGTACGCACCGTGGGCGTCGCCCGCACGACGCGGTTCGGGCCCGCGCCGGGCGCCGCCCGGGTGGTGCCCGGCTTCGACCGCGTGATCGGGGCCGCCGAGGACGACGGGGTGCTGGGCGAGGCCCGTTGGGTGATCTCCACGCTGCCGTTGACCGGGGCCACCGAGGGCTTCTTCGGCGCCGACCGGTTCACGGCGGTGCGCGGGGCGACGTTCGTCAACGTGGGGCGGGGCGCGACCGTCGACATGGAGGCGCTGGAGACCGCGCTGCGGGACGGCCGGGTGCGGCGGGCGGTGCTGGACGTCCTGCCGGCGGAACCGGCCGCGCCCGGCGACCCGGTGTGGAAGCTGCCCCGTACGGTCATCACCTCGCACTCCTCGGGGATCACCACCGACGAGGACGTCTCCGTCGACTTCACCGCCTGCTGGGAGGCCGTGACGGCGGGCCGCAGGCCCGAGCTGACGGTGGACGCGGGGCGCGGGTACTGA
- a CDS encoding PPOX class F420-dependent oxidoreductase: MAPNIATNTAVELDELLAFVRPRHRAVLLTTRADGRPQGSPLTCGVDGAGRIVMATYPERAKTRNARRDERVSVIVLSDEWDGPWVQVDGSAEVIDAPDSVEPLVEYFRNISGEHPDWDEYRAAMVRQGKSIIRVTPERWGPVATGGFPAHLAPGS; this comes from the coding sequence ATGGCACCGAACATCGCGACCAACACCGCCGTGGAGCTCGACGAGTTGCTGGCGTTCGTACGCCCCCGGCACCGGGCGGTCCTGCTCACCACCCGGGCCGACGGCCGCCCCCAGGGCTCCCCGCTGACCTGCGGCGTGGACGGCGCGGGGCGGATCGTCATGGCGACGTACCCCGAGCGCGCCAAGACCCGCAACGCGCGGCGCGACGAACGGGTCAGCGTGATCGTGCTGTCGGACGAGTGGGACGGGCCGTGGGTGCAGGTCGACGGTTCGGCGGAGGTCATCGACGCCCCGGACTCGGTCGAGCCGCTCGTCGAGTACTTCCGGAACATCTCGGGCGAGCACCCGGACTGGGACGAGTACCGGGCGGCGATGGTGAGGCAGGGCAAGTCCATCATCCGGGTCACCCCGGAGCGCTGGGGCCCCGTCGCCACCGGCGGCTTCCCGGCCCACCTGGCCCCGGGGAGCTGA
- a CDS encoding MFS transporter: MTAPAAPRPDLAHQGHPQRWLILGVICLAQLTVLLDNTVLNVAIPSLTSELDASTADVQWMINAYSLVQAGLLLTAGSSADRYGRKKLLMVGLALFGVGSLAAGLSQSSGQLIAARAGMGVGGALLLTTTLAVVVQIFDDTERVKAIGIWSTVSSLGFAAGPLFGGFVLDHFWWGAIFLINIPVALIALAAVARLVPESKSGQGERPDLLGALLSTIGMTAVVFAIISGPEHGWASGQVLLTASLGVAVLAGFVLWELRVPHPMLDMHFFRNQKFVGAVAGAILVAFGMTGSLFLLTQHLQFVLGYGPLEAGLRTAPMALTVVALNLTGLGARMVQKFGTPVVIAAGMSCLAAGLAAIAVLGGGDGGYGGMLFGLVVMGAGVALAMPAMANAIMSAIPPEKAGVGAGVNGMLAEFGNGLGVAVLGAVLNARFAALVPAAVGAASLPAALAAADGPAAREQIKDAFASGLEVSQLFGAVAVLAGGLLAALLLRRAERAESSPAGAAKAPLDDVAEMPVADARKAPPAGATKTAVAGAARTPVAGAAEAGDRADSTGPAA, encoded by the coding sequence ATGACGGCACCCGCCGCACCACGACCAGACCTCGCCCATCAGGGGCATCCGCAGCGCTGGCTGATCCTGGGTGTCATCTGCCTGGCCCAGCTCACGGTGCTGCTCGACAACACCGTCCTCAACGTCGCGATTCCCTCCCTCACGTCGGAGCTGGACGCCTCCACCGCCGATGTGCAGTGGATGATCAACGCCTACTCACTCGTCCAGGCAGGGCTGTTGCTCACCGCGGGCAGCTCCGCCGACCGCTACGGGCGCAAGAAGTTGCTGATGGTGGGCCTCGCCCTCTTCGGCGTCGGCTCGCTCGCGGCCGGGCTCTCCCAGTCCTCGGGCCAACTCATCGCGGCCCGCGCCGGGATGGGTGTCGGCGGCGCGCTGCTGCTCACCACCACGCTCGCCGTCGTGGTCCAGATCTTCGACGACACCGAGCGGGTCAAGGCGATCGGGATCTGGTCCACGGTCTCCTCCCTCGGCTTCGCGGCGGGTCCGCTGTTCGGCGGGTTCGTCCTCGACCACTTCTGGTGGGGTGCGATCTTCCTCATCAACATCCCGGTCGCCCTGATCGCCCTGGCCGCCGTCGCCCGGCTCGTACCGGAGTCGAAGAGCGGCCAGGGAGAGCGGCCGGACCTGCTGGGCGCGCTGCTCTCCACGATCGGCATGACCGCCGTCGTCTTCGCCATCATCTCGGGGCCCGAGCACGGCTGGGCGTCCGGCCAGGTGCTGCTGACGGCGTCCCTCGGAGTCGCGGTGCTGGCCGGATTCGTGCTGTGGGAGCTGCGCGTTCCCCACCCGATGCTCGACATGCACTTCTTCCGGAACCAGAAGTTCGTCGGAGCGGTGGCGGGGGCCATCCTGGTCGCCTTCGGGATGACCGGATCGCTCTTCCTGCTCACCCAGCACCTCCAGTTCGTCCTCGGTTACGGGCCGTTGGAGGCCGGCTTGCGGACGGCTCCGATGGCGCTCACCGTGGTCGCCCTCAACCTCACGGGGCTCGGCGCGCGCATGGTCCAGAAGTTCGGCACGCCCGTCGTCATCGCGGCGGGGATGAGCTGCCTGGCGGCCGGCCTCGCCGCGATCGCGGTGCTCGGCGGGGGCGACGGCGGGTACGGCGGCATGCTGTTCGGCCTGGTCGTGATGGGTGCGGGCGTCGCCCTCGCGATGCCCGCGATGGCCAACGCCATCATGAGCGCGATCCCGCCGGAGAAGGCCGGAGTGGGCGCGGGGGTCAACGGCATGCTCGCGGAGTTCGGCAACGGACTGGGGGTCGCGGTGCTCGGCGCGGTGCTGAACGCCCGATTCGCCGCTCTCGTGCCGGCCGCCGTCGGCGCCGCCTCGCTGCCCGCGGCCCTGGCCGCCGCCGACGGCCCCGCCGCCCGGGAGCAGATCAAGGACGCCTTCGCCTCGGGCCTGGAGGTCAGCCAACTGTTCGGCGCGGTCGCGGTGCTGGCGGGCGGGCTGCTCGCCGCGCTGCTGCTGCGCCGGGCCGAGCGGGCGGAGTCGTCGCCGGCCGGGGCTGCGAAGGCGCCGCTGGACGACGTTGCGGAGATGCCGGTGGCCGACGCCAGGAAGGCGCCGCCGGCCGGCGCCACGAAGACGGCGGTGGCCGGGGCTGCGAGGACGCCGGTGGCCGGGGCTGCGGAGGCCGGGGACCGGGCAGACTCGACGGGACCGGCGGCATAG
- a CDS encoding YceI family protein yields MGLRAQVRTRDGWAVQHAVVTVTDMTGAQVLRAAADENGAVRTDGSLAAGAYTVIVTAVGYAPAASTALVTASGRIEGGQIVLARQGGVELPPPGVWSLDPAHSSVGAVAQHLGISSVHGRFTDFGGRIEIAEDVSRSRVDAVIRAAGIDTGNEMRDKHLRSPDFLDVDRYPEIAYRSTALDPAGPDRWTVHGELTMHGVSRPVDLDLSYLGTGPDPWGGVRAAFHATAELRRADFAMNYNQVVQAGISAIGTTLRVELDIQAVQGEALPG; encoded by the coding sequence ATGGGACTTCGCGCACAGGTACGGACACGGGACGGCTGGGCGGTCCAGCACGCCGTCGTCACCGTCACCGACATGACCGGCGCCCAGGTGCTGCGCGCCGCCGCCGACGAGAACGGGGCCGTCCGGACGGACGGTTCCCTGGCGGCCGGTGCGTACACGGTGATCGTCACGGCGGTCGGGTACGCGCCCGCCGCCTCCACCGCCCTCGTCACCGCGAGCGGCCGGATCGAGGGCGGCCAGATCGTGCTGGCCCGCCAGGGCGGGGTGGAGCTCCCGCCGCCGGGCGTCTGGTCGCTGGACCCCGCGCACTCCTCGGTCGGCGCGGTCGCCCAGCACCTGGGGATCTCCAGCGTGCACGGCCGCTTCACCGACTTCGGCGGCCGGATCGAGATCGCCGAGGACGTCTCCCGCTCCCGGGTCGACGCGGTGATCAGGGCGGCCGGAATCGACACCGGCAACGAGATGCGGGACAAGCACCTGCGCTCTCCGGACTTCCTGGACGTGGACCGGTACCCGGAGATCGCCTACCGCTCCACCGCGCTGGACCCGGCGGGACCCGACCGCTGGACCGTGCACGGCGAACTGACCATGCACGGCGTATCGCGCCCCGTCGACCTGGACCTCAGCTACCTCGGCACCGGGCCCGACCCGTGGGGCGGGGTGCGCGCGGCCTTCCACGCCACCGCCGAACTGCGCCGCGCCGACTTCGCGATGAACTACAACCAGGTCGTCCAGGCGGGCATCTCCGCGATCGGGACGACGCTGCGCGTGGAGCTGGACATCCAGGCGGTACAGGGCGAGGCGCTGCCCGGTTAG
- a CDS encoding MFS transporter — MATTTPTGVRGGHAKHGGHGSATASGASDGTPMTHRQIMEALAGLLLGMFVAILSSTVVSNALPEIISDLGGGQSAYTWVVTASLLAMTATTPLWGKLSDLFSKKLLVQIALIIYVLGSVVAGLSTSSGMLIACRVVQGIGVGGLSALAQIVMAAMIAPRERGRYSGYLGAVFAVATVGGPLLGGVITDTSWMGWRWCFYVGVPFAIIALIVLQKTLKLPVVKREGVKVDWTGAFFISAAVSLLLVWVTFAGDKYDWLSWQSGVMVAGSVLLGLLFVLVESRAAEPIIPLRLFRNRTITLASIASLFVGIAMFAGTVFFSQYFQLARGKSPTMSGVMTIPMITGLFLSSTISGQVITKTGRWKAWLVTGGFLVTAGLGMLGTIRYDTTYWHVAVYMFVMGLGIGMMMQNLVLATQNQVAPEDLGSASSVVTFFRSLGGAIGVSALGAVLGNRVTHYVQDGITALGPEGAAFGHGGTGGGGIPDLDKLPEPLRLVMEAAYGHGVGDVFLYAAPAALVAFIVTIFIKEVALKSSVATDTTAEASATGETAEVPVPAAVGAATGPVSEGAAGVTSVDTTGVPATAPAPASASYDTAHSGGGVQGTSVHGVVRGAEGAPVARAAVTLISLGGRQLGRSVARPDGGYALDAPGSGSYVLIASADGFQPQASTVVVGEEPLGFDILLSGTSGLAGTVKAVESGAAVDGAMVVVTDVRGDVLATGVSGPSGEFAFGELIPGSVTVAVNAAGFRPLALPVEIGGQGVTRVEAALRSGALVRGVVRAGSARSPLTDARVTLIDAAGNVVATATTGEDGAYAFTDLDAGEYAVIATGYPPVAGSLTVSGPGVDGHDIELAHPGE, encoded by the coding sequence ATGGCTACGACCACACCCACCGGTGTGCGGGGCGGCCACGCCAAGCACGGAGGGCACGGGAGCGCCACCGCCTCCGGTGCCTCCGACGGCACGCCGATGACGCACCGGCAGATCATGGAGGCGCTGGCCGGGCTGCTGCTCGGCATGTTCGTCGCGATCCTGTCGTCGACGGTCGTCTCCAACGCCCTGCCCGAGATCATCTCCGACCTCGGCGGCGGTCAGAGCGCCTACACCTGGGTCGTGACGGCCTCGCTGCTGGCCATGACCGCCACCACCCCGCTCTGGGGCAAGCTCTCGGACCTCTTCAGCAAGAAGCTGCTGGTCCAGATAGCCCTGATCATCTACGTCCTGGGCTCGGTCGTCGCCGGTCTGTCGACCAGCAGCGGCATGCTCATCGCCTGCCGGGTCGTCCAGGGCATCGGCGTCGGCGGTCTCTCCGCCCTCGCGCAGATCGTCATGGCCGCGATGATCGCCCCGCGCGAGCGCGGACGTTACAGCGGCTACCTGGGCGCGGTCTTCGCGGTCGCCACCGTCGGCGGTCCGCTGCTCGGCGGCGTCATCACCGACACCAGCTGGATGGGCTGGCGCTGGTGCTTCTACGTGGGCGTGCCGTTCGCGATCATCGCGCTGATCGTGCTCCAGAAGACCCTGAAGCTCCCGGTCGTCAAGCGCGAGGGCGTGAAGGTCGACTGGACCGGCGCGTTCTTCATCAGCGCCGCCGTCTCCCTGCTGCTGGTCTGGGTGACCTTCGCGGGCGACAAGTACGACTGGCTGTCGTGGCAGAGTGGCGTGATGGTCGCGGGCTCCGTCCTGCTCGGCCTGCTCTTCGTCCTCGTCGAGTCGCGCGCCGCCGAACCGATCATTCCGCTGCGCCTCTTCCGTAACCGCACCATCACCCTCGCCTCGATCGCCTCGCTGTTCGTCGGCATCGCGATGTTCGCGGGCACCGTCTTCTTCAGCCAGTACTTCCAGCTGGCGCGCGGCAAGTCGCCGACGATGTCCGGCGTGATGACCATCCCGATGATCACAGGGCTCTTCCTCTCCTCGACCATCTCCGGCCAGGTCATCACCAAGACCGGGCGCTGGAAGGCGTGGCTGGTCACCGGTGGCTTCCTGGTCACGGCCGGGCTCGGGATGCTCGGCACGATCCGGTACGACACGACGTACTGGCACGTCGCGGTCTACATGTTCGTCATGGGTCTCGGCATCGGCATGATGATGCAGAACCTGGTCCTCGCCACCCAGAACCAGGTCGCCCCCGAGGACCTCGGTTCCGCGAGCTCCGTCGTCACCTTCTTCCGCTCCCTCGGCGGTGCGATCGGCGTCTCCGCGCTCGGCGCGGTCCTGGGCAACCGGGTCACCCACTACGTCCAGGACGGCATCACCGCCCTCGGCCCGGAGGGTGCGGCGTTCGGCCACGGCGGTACCGGCGGCGGGGGCATCCCCGACCTGGACAAGCTGCCCGAGCCCCTGCGCCTGGTCATGGAGGCCGCGTACGGGCACGGCGTCGGCGACGTCTTCCTGTACGCCGCCCCGGCCGCACTCGTCGCCTTCATCGTGACGATCTTCATCAAGGAGGTCGCGTTGAAGAGCAGCGTGGCGACCGACACCACCGCCGAGGCCTCCGCGACCGGTGAGACGGCCGAGGTCCCCGTGCCGGCCGCCGTCGGCGCGGCCACCGGTCCGGTCTCCGAGGGCGCGGCCGGGGTCACCTCGGTCGACACCACCGGCGTCCCCGCCACCGCCCCCGCCCCCGCCTCCGCCTCGTACGACACCGCCCACAGCGGCGGCGGCGTTCAGGGCACCTCGGTCCACGGTGTGGTGCGGGGTGCGGAGGGTGCTCCGGTCGCCCGTGCCGCCGTCACCCTGATCTCGCTGGGCGGCCGGCAGCTCGGCCGCTCCGTGGCCCGGCCCGACGGCGGCTACGCCCTGGACGCCCCCGGCTCCGGCAGCTATGTGCTGATCGCCTCCGCCGACGGCTTCCAGCCGCAGGCGTCCACGGTGGTCGTCGGCGAGGAGCCCCTGGGCTTCGACATCCTGCTCTCCGGTACGAGCGGACTGGCCGGAACGGTCAAGGCCGTCGAGTCCGGCGCAGCCGTCGACGGCGCGATGGTCGTCGTGACCGACGTTCGGGGCGACGTGCTGGCCACCGGCGTGTCCGGCCCGTCCGGGGAGTTCGCCTTCGGCGAGCTGATCCCGGGCTCCGTGACCGTCGCGGTCAACGCCGCCGGCTTCCGTCCGCTGGCGCTGCCGGTGGAGATCGGCGGCCAGGGCGTCACCCGCGTCGAGGCCGCGCTGCGGTCCGGGGCGCTGGTCCGGGGCGTCGTGCGGGCCGGGTCCGCCCGGAGCCCGCTGACCGACGCACGGGTCACGCTGATCGACGCGGCGGGCAACGTGGTCGCGACCGCGACGACCGGCGAGGACGGGGCGTACGCCTTCACCGACCTGGACGCGGGCGAGTACGCGGTCATCGCGACCGGCTACCCGCCGGTGGCCGGATCGCTGACCGTGAGCGGCCCGGGAGTCGACGGGCACGACATCGAACTCGCCCACCCGGGTGAGTGA
- a CDS encoding TetR/AcrR family transcriptional regulator has translation MVSESDRDSDRESVPEPEPESGPGAGAGAGAGTGTGTETDLANNAARTSVWLDHRAPSRSRRTESPAGLDRNRITEASVRLLDADGLAKFSMRRLAAELDVTAMSLYWYVDTKDDLLELALDSVYAEIAPPREDADWRDRLRELARSYRELLVRHIWISPLAGTFLNIGPNSMLFSYAVQDIVRATGLPLERQTGALSAVFQFVYGFGTVEGHFKARCDATGLTQDEYHHQALNTIRAQPHLRQITEASDELMAARGGETVEEMRERDFVFALDLLIAGIEAVRDRSGSATQ, from the coding sequence ATGGTGTCCGAGTCCGACCGCGATTCCGACCGGGAGTCCGTGCCTGAACCTGAGCCGGAGTCCGGACCCGGGGCGGGGGCTGGGGCGGGGGCCGGGACCGGGACCGGGACCGAGACCGACCTGGCGAACAACGCCGCGCGGACCAGCGTATGGCTGGACCACCGGGCCCCCTCGCGCTCGCGCAGGACCGAGTCCCCGGCGGGCCTGGACCGCAACCGGATCACCGAGGCGTCGGTGCGGCTGCTGGACGCCGACGGCCTGGCCAAGTTCTCGATGCGCCGGCTCGCCGCCGAGCTGGACGTCACCGCGATGTCCCTCTACTGGTACGTCGACACCAAGGACGACCTCCTGGAGCTGGCGCTCGACTCGGTCTACGCCGAGATCGCCCCGCCCCGCGAGGACGCCGACTGGCGGGACCGGCTGCGGGAGCTGGCCCGCAGCTACCGCGAACTCCTCGTCCGCCACATCTGGATCTCCCCGCTGGCCGGGACGTTCCTCAACATCGGCCCGAACTCGATGCTGTTCTCGTACGCCGTCCAGGACATCGTCCGGGCCACCGGGCTGCCCCTGGAACGGCAGACGGGCGCGCTGTCGGCGGTCTTCCAGTTCGTGTACGGATTCGGCACCGTCGAGGGCCACTTCAAGGCGCGGTGCGACGCGACCGGGCTGACCCAGGACGAGTACCACCACCAGGCGCTGAACACGATCAGGGCACAGCCGCACCTGCGGCAGATCACCGAGGCCTCGGACGAACTGATGGCGGCCCGGGGCGGGGAGACGGTCGAGGAGATGCGTGAACGGGACTTCGTCTTCGCGCTGGACCTGCTGATCGCGGGCATCGAGGCGGTGCGCGACCGGAGCGGGTCAGCGACTCAGTAG